From Aquabacter sp. L1I39, the proteins below share one genomic window:
- a CDS encoding MacB family efflux pump subunit, with the protein MDAPLIALAGLRREFPAGEGMLCVLKDVDLTIAAGEMVAIVGASGSGKSTLMNILGCLDRPSSGSYRIAGRETASLDPDELAALRREHFGFIFQRYHLLSELTALGNVEMPAVYAGTPSGQRLARAQRLLERLGMGARLFHRPSQLSGGQQQRVSIARALMNDAQVILADEPTGALDKASGEEVLKILEDLNRDGRTIIIVTHDMQVAARARRIIEISDGVIIADRANRPAEPAPAPIEAPATPRALNLWRARLDRVGEALRMALLSMNAHRLRTFLTMLGIIIGIASVVSVVALGEGSRQRVLANISALGTNTLEIFAGKDFGDMRSGKITTLVVADANELAKQPFVAAVTPTVSTSSTLRYGAKEASALVNGVSESYFAAKGLKLASGRFFDGSAVRDRALEAVIDENTRKTLFSAAGTDPLGKVILAGDVPVRVVGVTQAQQTGFGGSQNLSIYLPYTAVQTRFLGSPTLRSITVRVRDEVAMDLAEQALTHFLLKRHGTKDFFILNTDDIRRTITATTQTLTLLIAAIAVISLLVGGIGVMNIMLVSVSERVGEIGVRMAVGARRSDILQQFLIEAVLVCMTGGISGVLLALSVGVVFAIMGSPFAPVYSMASIVAAVLCSSLIGIAFGFLPARSAARLDPVEALSRV; encoded by the coding sequence ATGGATGCGCCGCTCATCGCGCTTGCCGGGCTGCGCCGGGAATTTCCGGCGGGCGAGGGCATGCTGTGCGTGCTCAAAGACGTGGACCTGACCATCGCCGCTGGCGAGATGGTGGCCATTGTCGGCGCCTCGGGCTCTGGCAAGTCCACCCTCATGAACATCCTTGGCTGTCTCGACCGGCCCTCGTCCGGCAGCTACCGGATCGCCGGACGGGAGACCGCCAGCCTTGATCCGGACGAGCTGGCGGCCCTGCGCCGGGAGCATTTCGGCTTCATCTTCCAGCGCTATCACCTGTTGTCCGAGCTGACCGCGCTCGGCAATGTGGAGATGCCGGCGGTCTATGCGGGCACGCCGAGCGGCCAGCGCCTTGCCCGCGCGCAACGGCTTCTCGAACGGCTCGGCATGGGCGCGCGCCTGTTCCACCGGCCGAGCCAGCTTTCGGGCGGCCAGCAGCAGCGGGTCTCCATCGCCCGCGCGCTGATGAACGATGCGCAGGTCATCCTCGCCGACGAGCCCACCGGCGCCCTCGACAAGGCCAGCGGCGAGGAGGTGCTCAAGATCCTGGAGGACCTCAACCGCGACGGGCGCACCATCATCATCGTCACCCACGACATGCAGGTGGCGGCGCGGGCGCGGCGCATCATCGAGATTTCCGACGGCGTCATCATCGCCGACCGTGCGAACCGGCCGGCGGAGCCGGCTCCCGCGCCGATCGAGGCACCGGCCACGCCGCGCGCGCTCAATTTGTGGCGGGCGCGGCTCGACCGGGTGGGGGAGGCGCTGCGCATGGCGCTGCTCTCCATGAACGCCCATCGCCTGCGCACCTTCCTGACCATGCTGGGCATTATCATCGGCATAGCCTCTGTGGTGAGCGTGGTGGCGCTGGGCGAGGGCTCGCGCCAGCGTGTGCTCGCCAACATCTCGGCGCTGGGCACCAACACGCTGGAAATCTTCGCGGGCAAGGATTTCGGCGACATGCGCTCGGGCAAGATCACCACCCTCGTGGTGGCCGATGCCAACGAGTTGGCCAAGCAGCCCTTCGTGGCGGCGGTGACGCCAACCGTCTCCACCTCCAGCACGCTGCGCTACGGCGCCAAGGAAGCGAGCGCGCTGGTGAACGGGGTGAGCGAGAGCTATTTCGCCGCCAAGGGCCTGAAGCTCGCCTCCGGCCGCTTCTTTGATGGCAGCGCGGTCCGCGACCGGGCGCTGGAAGCGGTGATCGACGAGAATACCCGCAAGACTCTGTTTTCCGCCGCCGGCACCGATCCGCTGGGCAAGGTGATCCTGGCGGGCGACGTGCCGGTGCGGGTGGTGGGGGTGACACAGGCCCAGCAGACCGGCTTCGGCGGCAGCCAGAACCTGTCCATCTATCTGCCTTATACGGCGGTGCAGACCCGCTTCCTGGGCAGCCCCACCTTGCGTTCCATCACCGTGCGGGTCCGCGACGAGGTGGCCATGGACCTCGCCGAGCAGGCGCTCACCCACTTCCTGCTGAAGCGCCATGGCACCAAGGACTTCTTCATCCTCAACACCGACGACATCCGCCGCACCATCACCGCCACCACCCAGACCCTCACCCTCCTGATCGCCGCCATCGCCGTCATCTCGCTTCTGGTGGGCGGCATCGGGGTGATGAACATCATGCTGGTGTCGGTGTCCGAGCGGGTGGGGGAGATCGGGGTGCGCATGGCGGTGGGGGCGCGGCGGTCGGACATCCTCCAGCAATTCCTCATCGAGGCGGTGCTGGTGTGCATGACGGGGGGCATTTCGGGGGTGCTGCTGGCGCTCTCCGTGGGCGTTGTCTTTGCCATCATGGGCTCGCCCTTCGCGCCGGTCTATTCGATGGCCTCCATCGTGGCGGCGGTGCTGTGCTCCAGCCTCATCGGCATCGCCTTCGGCTTCCTGCCGGCGCGCAGCGCCGCGCGGCTCGATCCGGTGGAGGCGCTGTCGCGGGTGTGA
- a CDS encoding helix-turn-helix domain-containing protein, which translates to MSRADRLGPNLKELRLERGLTLDKLAGMSSLTRGYLSLVERGLKTPSITALLRVADALQVNIAQLFDMNAAPAPRYTLHRASDPELSSIDGTFGLTPLAAGRTRKMMEPFLMTPSTGPAARTGPRWAHGGEEMLFVVSGRVSVNLGAEELVMEKGDCLYFSGEIKHEVRSLGRQKAQVLVVIALPAEEAKPA; encoded by the coding sequence ATGTCCCGGGCCGACCGGCTCGGCCCCAATCTGAAGGAATTGCGGCTGGAGCGCGGGCTCACCCTCGACAAGCTGGCCGGCATGAGCAGCCTGACCCGCGGCTATCTTTCCTTGGTGGAACGCGGCCTGAAGACGCCGTCCATCACCGCCCTCCTGCGGGTGGCCGATGCGCTCCAGGTGAACATCGCCCAATTGTTCGACATGAACGCAGCCCCCGCCCCCCGCTATACGCTCCACCGCGCGTCGGACCCGGAACTCTCCTCAATCGACGGCACGTTCGGCCTCACGCCGCTGGCGGCGGGGCGCACGCGCAAGATGATGGAGCCCTTCCTCATGACCCCCTCCACCGGCCCGGCCGCCAGGACGGGGCCGCGCTGGGCCCATGGGGGCGAGGAGATGCTGTTCGTGGTCTCCGGCCGCGTCTCGGTCAATCTGGGCGCCGAGGAACTGGTGATGGAGAAGGGCGACTGCCTTTATTTCTCCGGCGAGATCAAGCACGAGGTGCGCAGCCTCGGCCGCCAGAAGGCGCAGGTGCTCGTGGTCATCGCCCTGCCCGCCGAAGAAGCCAAACCCGCCTGA
- a CDS encoding RidA family protein: MITRINPGSRLSAATVFGGFVFVSGQVPDDLTAPIGAQAAEVLAKIDAILAQAGTDKSRILSANVWLPDIGDFAAFNGVWDPWLPAGAAPARACVEARLANPAIKVEVAVIAALPG, translated from the coding sequence ATGATTACCCGCATCAATCCCGGTTCCCGCCTCTCGGCCGCCACCGTCTTCGGTGGCTTTGTCTTCGTCTCCGGCCAGGTGCCCGACGACCTGACCGCGCCCATCGGCGCCCAGGCGGCTGAAGTGCTGGCCAAGATCGACGCCATCCTCGCGCAGGCCGGCACCGACAAGAGCCGCATCCTCTCCGCCAATGTCTGGCTGCCGGATATTGGCGACTTCGCCGCCTTCAACGGGGTCTGGGACCCCTGGCTGCCGGCCGGCGCAGCGCCCGCGCGGGCCTGCGTGGAAGCCCGCCTCGCCAATCCCGCCATCAAGGTGGAGGTGGCCGTGATCGCCGCCTTGCCGGGCTGA
- a CDS encoding MFS transporter has product MAITEHMAVTAPSAGSASMRRIVWSSVIGTAVEWYDFLIYAVATALVFNKLFFPVGDPALATIAAFGTYAVGFLARPLGAAIFGHLGDKHGRKAMLASTIIIMGLGTFCIGLLPTYEQIGIAAPILLILLRFLQGIGIGGEWGGAVLMVVENAPPKKRGLFGSLVQVGNPIGNLAALGIFAVASQMPESEFITWGWRIPFLLSILLIGVGLFIRLRLEETPAFRQLKAKQEVARMPVLEIFAHHRRPFFTAVGLKIAEISYASIAGVFVISYATQKLGMPRATILNGVMASSFIALFSIPFFGWLSDKWGRKTMFYLSCLFCMGFAFPMFTLLDTKDPWIVTATVVVAISFGQMVMFGIGAPFYSELFTARLRYSGASLGFQIGAAISGGLTPFIAASLMTWSGGATWPISLYLIVCALITAYATFKAPETAGTDIS; this is encoded by the coding sequence ATGGCTATCACCGAACATATGGCGGTCACCGCGCCCTCTGCGGGGTCCGCGAGCATGCGCCGCATCGTCTGGTCCTCGGTCATCGGCACGGCGGTCGAGTGGTACGACTTCCTGATCTATGCGGTGGCCACGGCGCTCGTTTTCAACAAGCTGTTCTTCCCGGTGGGCGACCCGGCGCTCGCCACCATCGCCGCCTTCGGCACCTATGCGGTGGGCTTCCTCGCCCGGCCCTTGGGTGCGGCGATTTTCGGCCATCTGGGGGACAAGCACGGCCGCAAGGCCATGCTCGCCTCCACCATCATCATCATGGGGCTCGGCACCTTCTGCATCGGCCTCCTGCCCACCTATGAGCAGATCGGCATCGCCGCCCCCATCCTGCTGATTCTGCTGCGCTTCCTCCAGGGCATCGGCATTGGCGGCGAATGGGGCGGCGCGGTCCTGATGGTGGTGGAGAACGCACCGCCCAAGAAGCGCGGCCTGTTCGGCTCGCTGGTGCAGGTGGGCAATCCCATCGGCAACCTCGCCGCGCTCGGCATTTTTGCGGTGGCCTCCCAGATGCCCGAGAGCGAGTTCATCACTTGGGGCTGGCGCATTCCCTTCCTGCTGTCGATCCTGCTGATCGGCGTCGGCCTCTTCATCCGCCTGCGCCTGGAGGAGACGCCCGCCTTCCGCCAGTTGAAGGCCAAGCAGGAAGTGGCGCGCATGCCGGTGCTGGAAATCTTCGCCCATCACCGCCGGCCCTTCTTCACCGCCGTGGGCCTGAAGATCGCCGAGATTTCCTACGCCTCCATCGCCGGCGTCTTCGTCATCTCCTATGCCACCCAGAAATTGGGCATGCCGCGCGCCACCATTCTGAACGGCGTCATGGCCTCGTCCTTCATCGCCTTGTTCTCGATCCCCTTCTTCGGCTGGCTGTCGGACAAGTGGGGCCGCAAGACCATGTTCTACCTGAGCTGCCTGTTCTGCATGGGCTTTGCCTTCCCCATGTTCACGCTGCTCGACACCAAGGACCCCTGGATCGTGACCGCCACGGTGGTGGTGGCCATTTCCTTCGGCCAGATGGTGATGTTCGGCATCGGCGCGCCCTTCTATTCGGAGCTGTTCACGGCGCGGCTGCGCTATTCGGGGGCCTCGCTGGGCTTCCAGATCGGCGCGGCCATTTCCGGCGGCCTTACCCCCTTCATCGCCGCCTCCCTCATGACCTGGAGCGGCGGCGCCACCTGGCCCATCTCGCTCTATCTGATCGTGTGCGCCCTCATCACCGCCTACGCCACCTTCAAGGCCCCCGAGACGGCCGGCACCGACATCAGCTGA
- a CDS encoding MOSC domain-containing protein produces the protein MLTQTLSRAPEEAVLAFTGIVRHLHITARAFLPMRAVDEITLIAGKGIEGDRYMIGREEGFYSERPEEGRQVTLFEIETLEALKRDHGIELGPQDHRRNVTVEGVPLNHLVGRRFLLGETLLEATRLSVPCRHIEEITGKAIFDPLINRSGLNCKILKGGVVRVGDLVRNS, from the coding sequence ATGCTCACCCAGACCCTGTCCCGCGCGCCCGAAGAGGCGGTCCTGGCGTTTACCGGCATCGTGCGCCACCTGCACATCACCGCCCGCGCCTTCCTGCCCATGCGGGCGGTGGACGAGATCACCCTCATCGCCGGCAAGGGCATCGAGGGCGATCGCTACATGATCGGCCGGGAGGAGGGCTTCTATTCCGAGCGGCCCGAGGAAGGCCGGCAGGTGACCCTGTTCGAGATCGAGACGCTGGAGGCGCTGAAGCGCGACCACGGCATTGAGCTGGGTCCGCAGGACCACCGGCGCAACGTGACGGTGGAGGGGGTGCCGCTCAACCATCTGGTGGGCCGGCGCTTCCTGCTCGGCGAGACGCTGCTGGAGGCGACCCGCCTCTCGGTGCCGTGCCGGCATATCGAGGAGATCACCGGCAAGGCCATCTTCGATCCGCTCATCAACCGCTCCGGGCTCAATTGCAAGATCCTGAAGGGCGGCGTGGTGCGCGTGGGCGACCTGGTGCGCAATTCCTGA
- a CDS encoding PDR/VanB family oxidoreductase — MARLLRLVVRAAEPAGPDITRLVLTDPDGWDLPPFRPGAHIDLTLPSGDKRTYSLLNPPSDKARYVIGVKREAQGRGGSLYLCDAARPGTEIGAGLPRGGLDLEGGPGSAPLVFVAGGIGVTPFLSAGAALLEAGRTDFVLHILSRGTAPLAEDLARLGAAGRVVHHDTALTGRPDLAALIGAPADGRRVYCCGPQGLTDAFEALTEGWPEGQVHVERFVPPPLMVDPDARPYTLVLARSGRSIDVPAGLSMLDALEADGIKLDCVCRGGICGACKVDYLEGTPIHRDRILSPADRARKLVACVALSASDRLVVDL; from the coding sequence ATGGCCCGGCTTCTCAGACTGGTGGTCCGCGCGGCCGAGCCCGCAGGGCCCGACATCACCCGCCTGGTGCTCACCGACCCGGACGGCTGGGACCTGCCCCCCTTCCGGCCCGGCGCCCATATCGACCTGACCTTGCCGAGCGGGGACAAGCGCACCTATTCCCTGCTCAACCCGCCCTCGGACAAGGCCCGCTACGTGATCGGCGTGAAGCGGGAGGCGCAGGGGCGGGGCGGCTCGCTCTATCTGTGCGACGCCGCGCGGCCGGGCACGGAGATCGGAGCCGGGCTGCCGCGCGGCGGGCTGGACCTGGAGGGCGGACCCGGGTCCGCTCCCCTTGTGTTCGTGGCCGGCGGCATCGGCGTCACGCCCTTCCTGTCGGCGGGGGCGGCCCTGCTGGAGGCGGGTCGCACGGATTTCGTGCTTCACATCCTTTCACGGGGGACGGCGCCTCTGGCTGAAGACCTGGCGCGGCTGGGCGCGGCGGGGCGCGTGGTTCATCACGACACCGCGCTTACCGGCCGGCCGGACCTCGCCGCCTTGATCGGCGCGCCGGCGGATGGCCGCCGCGTCTATTGTTGCGGCCCGCAGGGCCTCACCGATGCCTTCGAGGCCCTCACGGAAGGCTGGCCGGAAGGGCAGGTGCATGTGGAGCGCTTTGTTCCCCCGCCTTTGATGGTGGATCCGGATGCACGCCCTTACACGCTGGTGCTCGCCCGTTCGGGGCGGTCCATCGACGTGCCGGCGGGCCTGTCCATGCTGGATGCACTGGAGGCGGACGGCATCAAGCTGGACTGCGTCTGCCGGGGTGGCATTTGCGGGGCCTGCAAGGTGGATTACCTGGAAGGCACGCCCATCCATCGCGACCGCATCCTGAGCCCGGCGGACCGGGCGCGGAAGCTGGTGGCCTGCGTCGCCCTTTCCGCCTCGGACCGGCTGGTGGTGGATCTCTAA
- a CDS encoding alpha/beta hydrolase family protein: protein MAPPFKDDAMPLQFKDDLFEAQFLRTLGHTFYGGADIGECFAVAGRIPNGHTERWYGEWTALAQRLYDAGQASLLAGRGASARDAFLRASNYFRTAAIFLLQAPPDPRLKEAYERQREAFARACALMRTPADSVRIPFGDTTLHGIFLRPSVTDKPRRTLIITGGYDGTAEECFFYSGAAALQRGYNVLVFDGPGQGEALIRHGMTLRPDWEAVITPVMDFVLAHDLVDKDQVVLMGLSLGGYLAARGASKEPRLAALVLDPGQYSILEEARSRLPGFIGRQVPDGNGLVLSFLNWRMKRLVAHPTEGWALRRGMFVNGADSPLAFLKSTAAYTLEGLAPEIACPTMVCSAEGDGIGVTAKRLFDALTCVKRYAVFRTADGAGAHCEAGARTAFNREMFDWLDTILDQIQVG from the coding sequence ATGGCGCCGCCCTTCAAGGACGACGCCATGCCGCTCCAGTTCAAGGACGACCTGTTCGAGGCGCAATTCCTGCGCACCCTCGGCCACACCTTCTATGGCGGCGCCGATATCGGCGAATGCTTTGCGGTGGCCGGGCGCATCCCCAATGGCCATACGGAGCGCTGGTACGGCGAATGGACCGCGCTCGCCCAGCGCCTCTATGATGCCGGGCAGGCGAGCCTCTTGGCCGGGCGGGGCGCCAGCGCCCGCGACGCCTTCCTGCGCGCCTCCAACTATTTCCGCACCGCCGCCATCTTCCTGCTCCAGGCGCCGCCGGACCCGCGCCTGAAGGAGGCCTATGAGCGCCAGCGGGAAGCCTTCGCGCGGGCCTGCGCCCTCATGCGCACGCCGGCGGACAGCGTGCGCATCCCCTTCGGCGACACCACCTTGCACGGCATTTTCCTGCGCCCCTCGGTCACCGACAAGCCGCGCCGCACCCTCATCATCACCGGCGGCTATGACGGCACGGCGGAGGAATGCTTCTTCTATAGCGGGGCGGCGGCGCTCCAGCGGGGCTATAATGTGCTGGTCTTCGACGGGCCGGGCCAGGGCGAGGCGCTGATCCGCCATGGCATGACGCTGCGGCCGGACTGGGAGGCCGTCATCACACCGGTCATGGACTTCGTGCTCGCCCATGACCTGGTGGACAAGGACCAAGTGGTGCTCATGGGCCTCAGCCTCGGCGGCTATCTTGCCGCGCGGGGGGCGAGCAAGGAGCCGCGCCTCGCCGCCCTGGTGCTGGACCCGGGGCAGTATTCGATCCTGGAAGAGGCGCGCTCCCGCCTGCCCGGCTTTATCGGCCGGCAGGTTCCCGACGGCAACGGCCTCGTCCTGTCCTTCCTCAACTGGCGCATGAAGCGCCTGGTCGCCCACCCCACCGAAGGCTGGGCGCTGCGGCGGGGCATGTTCGTGAACGGGGCGGACAGCCCGCTCGCCTTCCTAAAATCCACCGCCGCCTACACCCTGGAGGGCCTCGCCCCGGAGATCGCCTGCCCCACCATGGTGTGCTCGGCGGAGGGTGACGGAATCGGGGTGACCGCCAAGCGCCTGTTCGATGCGCTGACCTGCGTGAAGCGGTACGCAGTGTTCAGGACGGCGGACGGCGCAGGCGCCCATTGCGAGGCCGGCGCCCGCACCGCCTTCAACCGCGAGATGTTCGACTGGCTGGACACGATCCTGGACCAGATCCAGGTGGGGTGA
- a CDS encoding GNAT family N-acetyltransferase: protein MPEPITLAEAHPADLPAFKKNLQEAFALAVIKEFGPLTDGPIPPDEDLDSAFAAPGAEVLHILRDGEKVGGAVVTINTTTKQNALDLFFISPAAHGQGLGHRAWTAIEQRYPDTRVWHTHTPYFEKRNIHFYVNKCGFKITAFYNAHHADPNRPGTQDFPGVDEAFEFEKVMPGATATR, encoded by the coding sequence ATGCCTGAACCGATCACACTCGCCGAAGCCCATCCCGCCGATCTGCCGGCCTTCAAGAAAAACCTGCAGGAGGCCTTCGCGCTGGCCGTCATCAAGGAATTCGGACCGCTGACCGACGGCCCGATCCCGCCCGATGAAGACCTGGACAGCGCGTTCGCCGCGCCGGGCGCCGAGGTGCTTCATATCTTGCGCGACGGAGAGAAGGTCGGGGGTGCTGTGGTGACCATCAACACCACCACGAAACAAAACGCCCTCGATCTTTTTTTCATCTCGCCGGCCGCTCATGGCCAGGGCCTGGGACATCGGGCCTGGACCGCCATCGAGCAACGATATCCCGACACACGGGTCTGGCACACGCACACGCCCTATTTCGAGAAGCGTAACATCCACTTCTACGTCAACAAATGCGGGTTCAAGATCACCGCCTTCTACAATGCGCATCATGCGGACCCGAACCGCCCCGGCACGCAGGACTTTCCAGGCGTGGACGAGGCGTTCGAGTTCGAGAAGGTCATGCCCGGCGCCACGGCCACACGCTGA
- a CDS encoding MFS transporter, which produces MPLSLLALAVAAFGIGTTEFVVMGLLPDVARDLGVTIPAAGLLVTGYALGVVIGAPVMAILTAALPRKATLVGLMALFIGGNVLCALAPSYGLLMGARIVTAFCHAAFFGIGSVVAADLVPRQKRAQAIALVFAGLTIANVLGVPAGTAFGQWMGWRATFWAVAVIGIAALCALIVLVPGRLPMAHGGILKEFRVLGNGQVMLAMLISVLCSASLFCVFTYISPLLSEVTGLSAPAITGALLLFGVGLTAGNMLGGRLADWKLMPSLIGTILALLVVLLAFVPGARAPVPALALLLIWGVLAFALVPLLQLRVVDTAASAPNLASTLNQGAFNLGNAMGAWIGAVAITHGIAYGHLPFVSVGLSLLALLASLLSAALDRPAVRRPSPVECGE; this is translated from the coding sequence ATGCCGCTCTCGCTGCTCGCCCTCGCCGTCGCCGCCTTCGGCATTGGCACGACCGAATTCGTGGTCATGGGCCTTCTGCCCGACGTGGCCCGTGACCTCGGCGTGACCATTCCCGCCGCCGGCCTGCTGGTGACGGGCTATGCGCTGGGCGTGGTGATCGGCGCGCCGGTCATGGCCATCCTCACTGCCGCCTTGCCCCGCAAGGCGACGCTGGTGGGGCTGATGGCGCTGTTCATCGGCGGCAATGTGCTGTGCGCCCTGGCGCCGAGCTATGGGCTGCTCATGGGCGCGCGCATCGTCACCGCCTTCTGCCATGCGGCCTTTTTCGGCATCGGCTCGGTGGTGGCGGCGGACCTTGTGCCGCGCCAGAAACGGGCGCAGGCCATCGCGCTGGTGTTCGCGGGGCTGACCATCGCCAATGTGCTGGGCGTGCCGGCGGGCACCGCCTTCGGCCAGTGGATGGGCTGGCGGGCCACCTTCTGGGCGGTGGCGGTCATCGGCATCGCGGCGCTCTGCGCCCTCATCGTGCTGGTGCCCGGCCGCCTGCCCATGGCGCATGGCGGCATCCTCAAGGAATTCCGGGTGCTGGGGAACGGGCAGGTGATGCTGGCCATGCTCATTTCCGTGCTGTGCTCGGCGAGCCTGTTCTGCGTCTTCACCTATATCTCGCCCTTGCTGTCGGAGGTGACGGGCCTCTCCGCCCCCGCCATCACCGGCGCGCTGCTGCTGTTCGGCGTGGGGCTCACAGCCGGCAACATGCTGGGCGGGCGGCTGGCGGACTGGAAGCTGATGCCGTCCCTCATCGGCACCATCCTGGCGCTGCTGGTGGTGCTGCTGGCCTTCGTGCCCGGCGCCCGCGCCCCGGTGCCGGCTTTGGCGCTGCTGCTCATCTGGGGGGTGCTCGCCTTCGCGCTGGTGCCGCTCCTTCAATTGCGGGTGGTGGACACGGCGGCTTCGGCGCCGAACCTGGCCTCCACCCTCAACCAAGGCGCCTTCAACCTGGGCAATGCCATGGGCGCCTGGATCGGCGCGGTGGCCATCACCCATGGCATCGCCTATGGCCATTTGCCCTTCGTCTCGGTGGGATTGTCGCTCCTGGCGCTGCTGGCGAGCCTCTTGTCCGCCGCCCTAGACCGCCCGGCGGTGCGCCGCCCAAGCCCGGTGGAATGCGGGGAATAG
- a CDS encoding Flp family type IVb pilin, with amino-acid sequence MSRFVREERGSTALEYGLIAAGLSVAIVTVVTQIGVTLVRLKASAAAAGN; translated from the coding sequence TTGTCCCGCTTCGTGAGGGAAGAACGCGGATCCACCGCGCTCGAATATGGTTTGATCGCCGCCGGACTGTCGGTGGCCATTGTCACCGTGGTCACGCAAATCGGCGTCACCCTGGTGCGCCTGAAGGCGTCTGCCGCGGCGGCGGGGAACTGA
- a CDS encoding prepilin peptidase, translating into MPAPSLIGDVLVIGLFPTALCTTIATDLARRVIPNLVVLALLAGFALLAAIHGVPDLKLRLYLAAGVLGVGFLLFSADVIGAGDAKLAAAVVPWLDPGQVPAFLLLCGLLGAGLVAATLWRHRLQRLRLSALPALPYGVALAGAALLLFPFSTLMGAA; encoded by the coding sequence ATGCCCGCTCCAAGCCTCATCGGCGATGTCCTGGTGATCGGGCTGTTCCCGACGGCCCTGTGCACCACCATCGCCACGGATCTCGCCCGCCGGGTGATTCCCAATTTGGTGGTGCTGGCCCTTTTGGCGGGCTTCGCCCTTCTGGCGGCCATCCATGGCGTGCCCGACCTGAAGCTGCGCCTTTATCTGGCGGCGGGCGTGCTGGGCGTGGGGTTCCTGCTGTTTTCCGCCGACGTGATCGGGGCGGGCGATGCCAAGCTCGCCGCCGCCGTGGTGCCCTGGCTGGATCCGGGGCAGGTGCCGGCCTTTCTCCTCCTGTGCGGCCTTTTGGGCGCGGGGCTGGTGGCGGCGACCCTGTGGCGCCACCGTTTGCAGCGCCTGCGCCTGTCGGCCTTACCGGCATTGCCCTATGGCGTGGCGCTGGCGGGCGCGGCGCTTCTGCTCTTTCCCTTCTCCACCTTGATGGGCGCGGCCTGA